The nucleotide window CTtgcattatttttgaaaaagcaCCTCCTTTTTGGCTATCCGAACATCATTGGAAGGGAGGGATTTATGAATCCAATTACCATAGCTGAGAGCatactttgatttttaattatgttctaGTAAACGATGGTGAATGCTGTGGCTGTTCTTGGCAGCAATGAGGGTGTAAGTGGGACTATCTACTTCACCCAAGAAGCTGATGGTAACTTGGAAATCCTGTCTGATCATCCAGCAAGTGTAGATGTctctatttttcacattttgaaagacattttgtttcaaattttcaggCTCTACAACAGTAACTGGAAATATTTCTGGCCTTAAGCCTGGTCTCCATGGCTTCCATGTTCATGCACTTGGGGACACAACAAATGGTTGCATGTCAACTGGTATAGTCCAAAGAGATGATGTTTGTTTCTTCATATCTAAAGCATCCAGTCCAAGAGCAGAGTAAACCCCACTTTGCTCCACATTAATCCcttttgtctttaattttatttttaatctaccTGCTTACAGGACCACATTTCAATCCTGCTGGCAAAGAGCATGGTGCTCCTGAGGATGAGAATCGGCATGCTGGTGATCTTGGAAATGTCACTGTTGGTGATGATGGTATGTGCTGTGTTTACCTCTATCCCCTTGGTCATTCGTTGACAGCTTCCCAATCGTTGGACTCTATCAtgttgtgataccccatatgatatggataagggtaggtggtgtatgggatcccacattgcttgggaaggaaaagttcttgctctttataaggttccaatgaggctctaattgtatcattgactagtccttttggagcataggccatgtggtttgggtcttccattgggacgttacacaTGTTCTATAATATGCAGGGGAGTAACCCAACTTTGAGGATGAGCTGCTGAGATCTTTCTTGCCTGCCCAACTTTATATGAAAAGCCAGCGGCAGCTAGTGTTTAAGTTCCTAGTTCTATCTCCCCATTTCTCTTCCCTGAGTCATCTACTATAGCTACCCTTATGTTTATTTTACTCTACCTTAACTCCATTGCAaccaagtatttttcatttatctgtgatttttatatttgttgggGGGAGGCTACCGGCTACATGTACCAAGGGAAAGGTGAACACTTCTATGAGTACCCTTGATCTTGACTTGCCAAAGTGGCTGTAACCAAATCAAGTGGCTCATAGAAGTTAACTGGCCAGTCCTTGTGAGATCTCTTTCTTCAATCTCTGTCAACAAACTGCTTACCGAACTTctcatgttcttttttttttttttcttttttctttctaattattgctatttttaattttttggatgggtaaagagaagggagagaagagggaaaTGGCATAGGATTTAGCCGTTTTAAGAGACCCTTCTCAAACATCAATTGTTAATACGGGTCACCTTCCAGGCAAGCTGCTTTGATTTCCCAGCAGTTTGCGTCTAATGGTGCCTACAGTCTTCTACCaaaaaatttaccaaaaaataatatgcagAGCAAATTGTTTCTGCTGTTAGTTACCTGATAAGAAGGCTTAAGATGGGTATGTATTTTGTTCTGACACACAGTGGTGCACTAATGGATGGTATCTCTTTTCATACAGGGACAGCCAAGTTCACAATAATTGACAA belongs to Juglans regia cultivar Chandler chromosome 8, Walnut 2.0, whole genome shotgun sequence and includes:
- the LOC108988589 gene encoding superoxide dismutase [Cu-Zn]-like; the protein is MVNAVAVLGSNEGVSGTIYFTQEADGSTTVTGNISGLKPGLHGFHVHALGDTTNGCMSTGPHFNPAGKEHGAPEDENRHAGDLGNVTVGDDGMCCVYLYPLGHSLTASQSLDSIMFYNMQGSNPTLRMSC